In Cystobacter fuscus DSM 2262, one DNA window encodes the following:
- a CDS encoding lytic transglycosylase domain-containing protein, translating to MRRKRANRANRIPWVKVGLCALVPLVLLNLAVAFFGDTTVSPLSVSFLSEKAHALAAYARHRPQCLLEGHPELEPLIRDSERRHHLPPGLLEAVVEVESNTQAHRISPAGAMGPGQLMPSTASLMRVEDPFDPARALDGSARYLAEQLARYRGNVTLAVAAYNAGPGNVRGRVPVNGETEFYVKKVLAAYARHRPPPPPPASVKRQARPVSSTARHPPGDRPSAG from the coding sequence GTGCGGCGCAAACGGGCCAACAGGGCCAACAGGATTCCCTGGGTGAAGGTGGGGCTGTGCGCCCTGGTGCCGCTCGTGCTGCTCAACCTGGCGGTGGCCTTCTTCGGCGACACCACCGTGTCCCCCCTCTCGGTGTCCTTCCTCTCGGAGAAGGCCCACGCCCTGGCCGCCTACGCGCGCCACCGGCCCCAGTGCCTGCTCGAGGGACACCCCGAGCTCGAGCCCCTCATCCGCGACAGCGAGCGGCGCCACCACCTGCCCCCCGGCCTGCTCGAGGCGGTCGTGGAGGTGGAGTCCAACACCCAGGCCCACCGCATCTCCCCCGCGGGCGCCATGGGCCCCGGCCAGCTCATGCCCTCCACCGCGAGCCTCATGCGCGTGGAGGATCCGTTCGATCCGGCGCGAGCCCTGGACGGCAGCGCGCGCTACCTCGCCGAGCAGCTCGCGCGCTACCGGGGCAACGTGACGCTCGCGGTGGCCGCCTACAACGCGGGCCCCGGCAACGTGCGCGGCCGCGTGCCCGTCAACGGCGAGACGGAGTTCTACGTGAAGAAGGTGCTCGCCGCCTACGCGCGCCACCGGCCTCCACCGCCTCCTCCGGCCAGCGTGAAGCGCCAGGCCCGTCCGGTGAGTTCCACCGCGCGCCATCCTCCGGGTGACCGACCCTCGGCCGGTTGA
- a CDS encoding ketopantoate reductase family protein gives MDSTRTAPRILVVGCGGIGGVLLSRLLESGRQVSAVARREEIAQVLRTRGPVLRDTKGERTVRGALEVFVQPPTQGAYDFLLLATPPTGVEEAARDTAHLLAPGGAMAVLPNGLCEERVAALVGEERVIGTIVAWGASSPATGVYEQTAVGGMVLGTLRGEPDARLERLAEVLRAVGPVDFTPNLRGARWSKLGINCAISTLGTVGGSRLGPLLRHRFIRELALEIFTEVVQVARAEGVKLEKVASSLGLDWLALSDSERHAWGSPSLVLKHAALLAVGLRYRRMRSSMLAAIERGREPPVDFLNGEVVRHARTHGLAVPVNEQLLEAVHAMARRQLTPGVETLRRIHERTRPKRS, from the coding sequence ATGGACTCCACGCGAACCGCTCCTCGAATCCTCGTCGTCGGCTGTGGTGGCATCGGCGGCGTCCTGCTGTCACGGCTGCTGGAGTCGGGCCGACAGGTCTCCGCGGTGGCCCGCCGCGAGGAGATCGCCCAGGTGCTGCGCACGCGCGGCCCGGTGCTGCGCGACACGAAGGGCGAGCGCACCGTGCGGGGAGCGCTGGAGGTCTTCGTCCAGCCGCCCACGCAAGGGGCCTATGACTTCCTCCTGCTGGCCACGCCGCCCACCGGGGTGGAGGAGGCGGCCCGGGACACGGCGCACCTGCTCGCGCCCGGCGGCGCCATGGCCGTGCTCCCCAACGGGCTGTGCGAGGAGCGGGTGGCGGCCCTCGTGGGCGAGGAGCGGGTCATCGGCACCATCGTCGCCTGGGGTGCCTCGTCACCGGCGACGGGCGTCTACGAGCAGACGGCCGTGGGCGGCATGGTGCTCGGCACGCTCCGGGGCGAGCCGGATGCGCGCCTGGAGCGCCTGGCCGAGGTGCTGCGCGCGGTGGGTCCGGTGGACTTCACCCCCAACCTGCGCGGCGCGCGCTGGAGCAAGCTGGGCATCAACTGCGCCATCTCCACCCTGGGCACCGTGGGGGGCAGCCGGTTGGGTCCGCTCCTGCGCCACCGCTTCATCCGCGAGCTGGCACTGGAGATCTTCACCGAGGTGGTCCAGGTGGCGCGCGCCGAGGGCGTGAAGCTGGAGAAGGTGGCCTCCTCGCTGGGGCTGGACTGGCTCGCGCTGAGCGACTCCGAGCGGCACGCATGGGGCTCGCCGTCGCTGGTGCTCAAGCACGCGGCCCTGCTCGCCGTGGGCCTGCGCTACCGCCGGATGCGCTCGTCCATGCTGGCGGCGATCGAGCGGGGGCGCGAGCCCCCCGTGGACTTCCTCAATGGCGAGGTGGTGCGGCACGCGCGCACGCATGGCCTCGCGGTGCCGGTGAACGAACAGTTGCTGGAGGCGGTGCACGCCATGGCCCGACGGCAGCTCACGCCCGGCGTGGAGACGCTGCGCCGCATCCACGAGCGGACACGTCCGAAGAGGTCCTGA
- a CDS encoding SRPBCC family protein: MPKKILIAFASLLGLLLVIGLLLPTTYRVERSLLILAPPEAVYAQVAQPRHWGEWTPWNAERYPGGQWMFGGPELGAGSVRTWEGGSLGRGTLSLSEADPKTGVAYQASLDGGRFSARGRISLASAEGGTQVTWVDEGSLGRSPLRRYLAPFIRSRLGAGLEQGLARLKQVAESSKDVAPSRETPAGAGPTPSALPDAPGASPVIAAPPVLPPAEPTVSAPVSEPTATPSPGGTPPVLAADQVVTAPTSPTDGGGVSAPEQPAQGSTGGSSPGDAGAAVPPPAPGDAGTPR; this comes from the coding sequence ATGCCCAAGAAGATCCTCATCGCCTTCGCGAGCCTGCTGGGGCTCCTGCTCGTCATTGGCCTGTTGCTGCCGACGACGTACCGTGTCGAGCGCTCGCTGCTCATCCTCGCCCCTCCCGAGGCGGTGTACGCCCAGGTGGCCCAACCGCGGCACTGGGGGGAGTGGACTCCCTGGAACGCGGAGCGCTACCCCGGTGGGCAGTGGATGTTCGGAGGGCCGGAACTGGGCGCGGGCTCGGTGCGGACCTGGGAGGGGGGCTCCCTGGGCCGTGGCACGCTCTCCCTCTCCGAGGCGGACCCGAAGACGGGCGTGGCCTATCAAGCGTCGCTGGATGGGGGCCGGTTCTCCGCGCGGGGCCGCATCTCCCTCGCGTCCGCGGAAGGGGGCACCCAGGTGACGTGGGTGGATGAGGGAAGCCTCGGCCGCAGTCCCCTGCGGCGCTACCTCGCGCCCTTCATCCGCTCCCGCCTGGGCGCTGGCCTCGAGCAGGGCCTCGCCCGTCTCAAGCAGGTGGCGGAGTCGTCGAAGGACGTGGCCCCTTCCAGGGAGACACCCGCCGGGGCCGGGCCCACCCCGTCCGCTCTCCCCGATGCTCCTGGCGCTTCTCCCGTGATCGCGGCTCCGCCCGTCCTCCCCCCCGCCGAGCCCACGGTGTCCGCGCCCGTCTCCGAGCCCACCGCGACGCCGTCCCCGGGGGGCACGCCGCCCGTGCTCGCCGCGGACCAGGTCGTGACGGCGCCGACGTCGCCCACCGATGGGGGCGGGGTGTCCGCCCCGGAGCAGCCCGCGCAGGGCTCGACGGGCGGCTCCTCGCCAGGGGATGCCGGTGCCGCCGTGCCCCCGCCCGCGCCGGGTGACGCGGGAACGCCTCGTTAG
- a CDS encoding FAD-binding oxidoreductase — MADVLPEAFLRAVAEGFPADFLTREPSELQEYGRDWTRVHTPAPSAVAFPRTTEEVARLLALCDAHRVPVVPSGGRTGLAGGAVAARGELVLSLRRMTRMEPVELLGNTVRVQAGAVTEAVHQHCAEHGLTWPVDFASKGSSQVGGNIATNAGGVKVIRYGLTRQWVLGLQVVTAQGKVLELNGSLEKNNTGADLRQLFIGSEGTLGIITEATLKLTPLPGKQDVFLFAVPDVAAVLRLFREARRAPLLLSAYEFFTDKCLARVQRHRKLRSPFEAPSGCYVLMEAEGKDAAAVEEWLGSLFERGLVTDGTLAQSPSQASELWALRESISESLSATGLPHKNDVSLPVAGLEAFCSELDAVFRERYPDWEIALFGHIGDGNLHINIMKPEGMEKAEFLARTKQADPTMFELVRKHGGSISAEHGIGLLKKDYLSYSRSPAELEMLRTLKRALDPNNILNPGKIFDV, encoded by the coding sequence ATGGCCGATGTGCTTCCCGAAGCGTTCCTGCGCGCCGTGGCCGAAGGGTTCCCGGCGGACTTCCTCACCCGTGAGCCGAGCGAGCTCCAGGAGTACGGACGCGATTGGACCCGGGTCCATACGCCCGCGCCCTCGGCGGTGGCCTTTCCGCGCACCACCGAGGAGGTGGCGCGCCTGCTCGCCCTGTGCGACGCGCACCGCGTCCCCGTGGTGCCCTCCGGTGGGCGCACGGGGCTCGCGGGGGGCGCGGTGGCCGCGCGGGGCGAGCTGGTGCTGTCGCTGCGGCGGATGACGCGGATGGAGCCGGTGGAGCTGTTGGGCAACACGGTCCGGGTGCAGGCGGGCGCGGTGACGGAGGCGGTGCACCAGCACTGCGCCGAGCATGGTCTCACCTGGCCGGTGGACTTCGCCTCCAAGGGCTCCAGTCAGGTGGGCGGCAACATCGCCACCAACGCGGGCGGCGTGAAGGTCATCCGCTATGGCCTCACCCGTCAGTGGGTGCTCGGCCTGCAGGTGGTGACGGCCCAGGGCAAGGTGCTGGAGCTCAACGGCTCGCTGGAGAAGAACAACACCGGGGCGGACCTGCGCCAGCTCTTCATCGGCAGCGAGGGCACGCTGGGCATCATCACCGAGGCCACCCTCAAGCTCACGCCGCTGCCGGGCAAGCAGGACGTGTTCCTCTTCGCCGTGCCGGACGTGGCCGCCGTGCTGCGGCTGTTCCGCGAGGCACGCCGCGCGCCGCTGCTCTTGAGCGCCTACGAGTTCTTCACCGACAAGTGCCTCGCGCGCGTGCAGCGCCACCGCAAGCTGCGCTCGCCCTTCGAGGCGCCCAGTGGCTGTTACGTGCTGATGGAGGCCGAGGGCAAGGACGCCGCCGCCGTGGAGGAGTGGCTGGGCTCGCTTTTCGAGCGTGGGCTGGTGACGGACGGCACCCTGGCGCAGAGCCCCTCGCAGGCCAGTGAGCTGTGGGCGCTGCGCGAGAGCATCAGCGAGAGCCTGTCGGCCACGGGGCTGCCCCACAAGAACGACGTGTCGCTGCCGGTGGCCGGGCTGGAGGCCTTCTGCTCCGAGCTGGACGCGGTCTTCCGCGAGCGCTACCCGGACTGGGAGATCGCCCTGTTCGGCCACATCGGGGATGGCAACCTGCACATCAACATCATGAAGCCCGAGGGCATGGAGAAGGCCGAGTTCCTCGCGCGCACCAAGCAGGCGGACCCCACCATGTTCGAGCTGGTGCGCAAGCACGGCGGCAGCATCTCCGCCGAGCATGGCATCGGCCTGCTCAAGAAGGACTACCTGTCCTACTCGCGCTCGCCCGCGGAGCTGGAGATGCTGCGCACGCTCAAGCGCGCCCTGGATCCGAACAACATCCTCAATCCGGGGAAGATCTTCGACGTGTGA
- the serA gene encoding phosphoglycerate dehydrogenase has protein sequence MSTTPFPSPSTPISIEGPPKVLLLENIHPSAEEMFRAEGFEVERLKVALKPEELEQRLQGVHVLGIRSKTNVWEPALAKAPNLLAVGAFCIGTNQVDLKAANRHGTPVFNAPFSNTRSVAELVISEIIMLSRQLVDRIREVHAGQWRKVATGSYEVRGKTLGIIGYGHIGSQLGVLAESMGMRVIFHDVMTKLPLGNTRATATLDELLASSDFVTLHVPATASTEKMLGEAELARMRKGAFLINASRGTVVDIEALARAIRAGHIGGAAVDVYPEEPETNSDGFTTPLQGLPNVILTPHIGGSTEEAQASIGKEVATSLIKFVKSGATTGAVNFPQVETPLIPKTHRILNVHRNTPGVLRDINRIVSDLNANIHAQVLSTDSDIGYLVMDLDQNVGRPVCEAIAGLKTDIKTRIVT, from the coding sequence ATGAGCACGACTCCATTCCCGTCGCCCTCCACGCCGATCTCCATCGAAGGTCCCCCGAAGGTGCTGTTGCTGGAGAACATCCACCCGTCCGCGGAGGAGATGTTCCGCGCGGAGGGCTTCGAGGTGGAGCGGCTCAAGGTAGCCCTCAAGCCCGAGGAGCTGGAGCAGCGCCTCCAGGGCGTGCACGTGCTGGGCATCCGCAGCAAGACGAACGTGTGGGAGCCGGCGCTCGCCAAGGCCCCGAACCTGCTGGCCGTTGGCGCGTTCTGCATCGGCACCAACCAGGTGGACTTGAAGGCGGCCAACCGCCACGGCACGCCCGTGTTCAACGCGCCCTTCAGCAACACGCGCAGCGTGGCGGAGCTGGTGATCTCGGAGATCATCATGCTCAGCCGCCAGCTCGTGGACCGCATCCGCGAGGTGCACGCGGGCCAGTGGCGCAAGGTGGCCACGGGCAGCTACGAGGTGCGCGGCAAGACGCTGGGCATCATCGGCTATGGGCACATCGGCTCGCAGCTCGGCGTGCTGGCCGAGTCCATGGGCATGCGCGTCATCTTCCATGACGTGATGACGAAGCTGCCGCTGGGCAACACGCGCGCCACGGCCACGCTGGACGAGCTGCTCGCCTCCTCGGACTTCGTGACGCTGCACGTGCCGGCCACGGCCTCCACGGAGAAGATGCTGGGCGAGGCGGAGCTGGCGCGCATGCGCAAGGGCGCCTTCCTCATCAACGCGAGCCGCGGCACGGTGGTGGACATCGAAGCGCTGGCGCGGGCCATCCGCGCGGGCCACATCGGCGGCGCGGCGGTGGACGTGTACCCGGAGGAGCCGGAGACCAACAGCGACGGCTTCACCACCCCGCTGCAGGGGCTGCCCAACGTCATCCTCACCCCGCACATCGGTGGCTCCACCGAGGAGGCCCAGGCGTCCATCGGCAAGGAGGTGGCCACCTCGCTCATCAAGTTCGTCAAGAGCGGCGCCACCACGGGCGCGGTGAACTTCCCCCAGGTGGAGACGCCGCTGATTCCCAAGACGCACCGCATCCTCAACGTGCACCGCAACACGCCGGGCGTGCTGCGCGACATCAACCGCATCGTCTCGGACCTCAACGCCAACATCCACGCGCAGGTGCTCAGCACGGACTCGGACATCGGCTACCTGGTCATGGACCTGGACCAGAACGTGGGCCGCCCGGTGTGCGAGGCCATCGCGGGCCTCAAGACGGACATCAAGACGCGCATCGTCACCTGA
- a CDS encoding STAS/SEC14 domain-containing protein: MPFQITVHEADRIIDVVYPPHPSAEDVADYLKRIRETILRLNGPWSALVDQEQLRVMSPEMVDTMASLNAFAQLNGMKRSARVVSDAASGLQAWRMTKRALLTIPTRTFETREAALAWLRHPDDE; the protein is encoded by the coding sequence ATGCCCTTTCAGATCACCGTCCACGAGGCGGATCGCATCATCGACGTCGTCTATCCTCCGCACCCCAGCGCGGAGGACGTGGCGGACTACCTCAAGCGCATCCGCGAGACGATCCTCCGGCTCAACGGGCCGTGGAGCGCCCTGGTGGACCAGGAGCAGCTGCGGGTGATGTCGCCGGAGATGGTGGACACCATGGCGAGCCTCAACGCCTTCGCGCAGCTCAACGGCATGAAGCGCTCGGCGCGCGTGGTGAGCGACGCGGCGTCGGGACTCCAAGCCTGGCGGATGACCAAGCGGGCGCTGTTGACCATTCCCACCCGGACCTTCGAGACGCGAGAAGCGGCCCTGGCGTGGTTGCGCCATCCCGACGACGAGTGA
- a CDS encoding acyl carrier protein: protein MEISDQLREFIRTTFLRGDNLELSDTTPLITSGLLDSTDALELLLYMESEFDITVGDDEAGPENLDTLERITAFIEAKRAAGGGRQETREGSEPLAR from the coding sequence ATGGAGATTTCCGACCAACTGCGCGAGTTCATCCGGACGACCTTCCTGCGAGGAGACAACCTCGAGTTGTCCGACACCACCCCGCTCATCACCTCGGGACTGTTGGATTCGACGGACGCGCTCGAGCTGCTCCTTTATATGGAGAGTGAGTTCGACATCACCGTGGGTGACGACGAAGCCGGACCGGAGAACCTGGACACGCTCGAGCGCATCACGGCCTTCATCGAGGCGAAGCGCGCGGCGGGCGGAGGCAGGCAAGAGACACGGGAGGGAAGCGAGCCCCTCGCACGCTGA
- a CDS encoding class I SAM-dependent methyltransferase has translation MEWVERSDAFLQADVWLHDIFVRLQRGNVEANMSALYQGLHLLRRKCDREEWHVFCLESTRAHPLRELLHLCPYSRHSYERPRGYAGDADLIDYVYSQRKTEDPPIGQSIYRFLYQQTGPQCVRERRMILAREIDTIAERVHQPRVLSIACGHLREAEQSRAVAERRVGQFLAMDQDTSSLEEVARQHPGGIVRPVCDNVRSIVLGRSVFEPQDLVYSAGLYDYLSQNVAQRLTRRLFEMLRPGGRLVIANFALSTPDAGYLEAFMDWWLVYRDEEQMRDLAAEIDPAHISHMNLFRDSVGHVIYLELERR, from the coding sequence ATGGAGTGGGTCGAGCGAAGTGATGCCTTCCTACAGGCGGACGTGTGGTTGCACGACATCTTCGTCCGGCTTCAACGGGGCAATGTCGAGGCGAACATGTCGGCGCTGTACCAGGGGCTCCACCTGTTGCGCCGCAAGTGCGACCGGGAGGAGTGGCACGTGTTCTGTCTCGAGTCCACGCGTGCCCACCCGCTGCGTGAGCTGCTACACCTGTGCCCCTACTCGCGCCACAGCTATGAGCGCCCGAGGGGCTACGCGGGTGACGCGGATCTCATCGACTACGTCTACTCCCAGCGCAAGACCGAGGATCCTCCCATCGGTCAATCCATCTACCGCTTCCTGTATCAGCAGACGGGGCCCCAGTGTGTGCGGGAGCGGCGGATGATCCTCGCGCGGGAGATCGACACCATCGCCGAGCGGGTGCACCAGCCCCGGGTGCTCTCCATCGCCTGTGGACACCTGCGCGAGGCCGAGCAGTCGCGCGCCGTGGCCGAGCGCCGCGTGGGGCAGTTCCTCGCGATGGACCAGGACACGTCGAGCCTGGAAGAGGTGGCGCGCCAGCACCCGGGAGGCATCGTGCGTCCCGTCTGTGACAACGTGCGCTCCATCGTCCTGGGCCGCAGCGTCTTCGAGCCGCAGGATCTCGTCTACTCGGCGGGCCTGTACGACTACCTGTCGCAGAACGTGGCCCAGCGCCTCACCCGGCGGCTCTTCGAGATGTTGCGCCCGGGCGGCCGGCTGGTGATCGCCAACTTCGCCCTGAGCACTCCGGACGCCGGCTACCTGGAGGCCTTCATGGACTGGTGGCTCGTCTACCGGGACGAGGAGCAGATGCGCGACCTGGCGGCGGAGATCGACCCCGCGCACATCTCCCACATGAACCTGTTCCGCGACAGCGTGGGCCACGTCATCTATCTGGAGTTGGAGCGGCGCTGA
- a CDS encoding fascin domain-containing protein, translating into MAALYAPLAAAQRPAPAPASTSTLPTVPTPLPSALNNGSPQEASKYYKELSGKLGLLTPTTIEAQANVKVLLNYLGYQEFSPEDIEFATPESLMAPAPGKPGTGAPVLRIGSKVSLQSDTGSFFARCRNCQSSVNNGAPDSITTHITSPNPVPFIVFEVVDAGQGKIALKADTGQFVARCLNCIIGGRFPDFVTVHAIGPIPPPFAQFTPEVLPNGKIALKADTGKYVNRCRGCSSATASDTVTINVTDPLKDTSAQWTVVTRAPGPTPAPAPRPGEILVSRFFAPKIVNFAVSAEKRQTGWRRLVRINSRPGSEANKHFVESAWILFNHFTGPDIHSPFGGSNVPTLEVKPSPWGNVTVSTPPSKKNSSVNTQVALVTRCPESTPQCQGAALNSIYWLDFGPSEKGYKLSYQLDAFFDAGSLPGDKQQAPYFVPNGCDTCHGSLRGNAVLNHLDTDHWMDRLADGDFPALARPEAPAVLFDAGKDIKSPQYAAAFDVLRRLNQEIATMQQRTNPAGFHLAATRKWLEMHQTAVAPELDLVKRSVNFFNTGHPLKKDRKPSSAPLNWTASAEDRELIGLMNKYCYRCHGAVRFDVFSKDMVADESSPILDRLDPNPTQQKILGFKMPVDRDMDPKDKQRLMELIEKLYDETH; encoded by the coding sequence ATGGCGGCGCTGTACGCGCCGCTTGCCGCCGCGCAGCGTCCCGCACCTGCTCCAGCATCCACTTCCACCCTTCCCACCGTCCCCACGCCGCTGCCGAGCGCTCTCAACAATGGCAGCCCGCAGGAAGCGTCCAAGTACTACAAGGAACTCTCCGGGAAGTTGGGGCTGCTCACGCCCACGACGATCGAGGCGCAGGCCAATGTGAAGGTGCTGCTGAACTACCTCGGGTATCAGGAGTTCTCCCCCGAGGATATCGAGTTCGCGACGCCTGAATCGTTGATGGCGCCGGCACCGGGCAAACCGGGCACCGGCGCGCCAGTCCTGCGCATCGGGAGCAAGGTGTCGCTCCAGTCGGACACGGGCTCGTTCTTCGCCCGTTGCAGGAACTGCCAGAGCAGCGTGAACAACGGTGCTCCGGACTCGATCACCACCCACATCACCAGTCCGAACCCCGTGCCCTTCATCGTGTTCGAGGTGGTCGACGCGGGCCAGGGCAAGATCGCCCTCAAGGCGGACACGGGCCAGTTCGTGGCCCGGTGCCTGAACTGCATCATCGGGGGACGCTTCCCGGACTTCGTGACGGTCCATGCCATCGGTCCGATTCCCCCGCCGTTCGCCCAGTTCACCCCGGAAGTGCTGCCCAACGGCAAGATCGCCCTCAAGGCGGACACGGGCAAGTACGTGAACCGGTGCAGGGGGTGCTCCTCCGCCACCGCCTCGGACACGGTCACCATCAACGTCACGGATCCCCTGAAGGACACCTCGGCCCAGTGGACCGTCGTCACGCGCGCTCCCGGCCCCACTCCCGCTCCCGCGCCGCGCCCGGGAGAAATCCTCGTCTCCCGCTTCTTCGCGCCCAAGATCGTCAATTTCGCCGTCTCCGCCGAGAAACGGCAGACGGGCTGGCGCCGGTTGGTGCGCATCAACTCCCGTCCCGGTTCCGAGGCGAACAAGCACTTCGTGGAGAGCGCCTGGATCCTCTTCAATCACTTCACCGGTCCCGACATCCACAGCCCCTTTGGCGGCAGCAACGTCCCCACCCTGGAGGTGAAGCCCTCGCCCTGGGGCAATGTGACGGTTTCCACGCCGCCGTCGAAGAAGAACAGCTCCGTCAACACGCAGGTGGCGCTCGTCACCCGCTGTCCGGAGTCCACGCCCCAATGCCAGGGGGCGGCGCTGAACAGCATCTACTGGCTGGATTTCGGCCCGTCGGAGAAGGGCTACAAGCTGTCCTACCAGCTCGACGCCTTCTTCGACGCCGGTTCCCTGCCCGGGGACAAGCAGCAGGCGCCCTACTTCGTCCCCAACGGGTGTGACACCTGCCATGGCTCCCTGCGTGGCAACGCCGTGCTCAACCACCTGGACACGGACCACTGGATGGACCGTCTCGCGGATGGGGACTTTCCCGCCCTGGCCAGGCCCGAGGCTCCCGCCGTGCTCTTCGACGCGGGCAAGGACATCAAGTCTCCCCAGTACGCCGCGGCCTTCGACGTGCTGCGCCGGCTGAACCAGGAGATCGCGACCATGCAGCAGCGCACCAACCCCGCGGGCTTCCATCTCGCCGCCACCCGGAAGTGGTTGGAGATGCACCAGACCGCGGTGGCGCCGGAGCTGGACCTGGTCAAGCGCTCCGTCAACTTCTTCAATACCGGCCACCCGCTCAAGAAGGACCGCAAGCCCTCCAGCGCCCCCCTGAACTGGACGGCGAGCGCCGAGGACCGGGAGCTGATCGGCCTGATGAACAAGTATTGCTACCGCTGCCACGGCGCCGTCCGCTTCGACGTCTTCAGCAAGGACATGGTCGCCGACGAGAGCAGCCCCATCCTCGACCGGCTCGATCCCAATCCCACGCAGCAGAAGATCCTCGGCTTCAAGATGCCCGTGGATCGCGACATGGATCCCAAAGACAAGCAGCGCCTGATGGAACTCATCGAGAAGCTGTACGACGAAACCCATTGA